Part of the candidate division KSB1 bacterium genome, GTGTAAACGTGCACCGCACTGCCGACACCGATGCTTCCCAAAATCAACGCCACAAACCCCACCAGGCCCAGAAAACGGTACAAGTTTCCTATGACTTCGTCCATGTCTTCTAGGCGCTCCTTAACGGTATCGATGCGCAGCCGGAATTTGTTTCTTTGCCCTTCGATGGCTTGCACCAGCGCTTCCACGTCGCGGTCGTCGTCAAACTTAAAATAAACCCGGTAGCGCACTAAACTGCCGCGCTGAATCAGATTTGTTTCCTCCAGATAATCAGGCGGTATAAAAACCCGCGGATTAAAGGTGCTGGCGATAGCAGGATTGTTTGGCGTTTTGGTGATGCGGGCGGCAATGTTAAATGTCGTGGCGCCAATCTTAATGGAATCTCCCGGAGTGGCGTGGTACTGTAACATGAGAACGTTATCAACCAGAGCGTTCGGGCCGGCTTTGTAATTGTTGACGGCAGCTTTGGGGTCGGTAGCGATTTCTCCATAAAAAGGAAAGTCGCCTTTTAAAGACCGGACCTGAACCAAGCGCGACTCTTGCGATTTGGGGAAATAAGCCATGGAAATAAACAGCCATTCCCGGGCCTGTTCGCCGCCGATGGAATCTATAAATGCTTCGATTTCAGGTGTGAACGGCTGTAAGCTGGAGAACATCAAATCTGCGCCCAGCAAAGTTTTAGCCTGGTCGTCCATAGCTTTTTCCAAAGTCTGGCCAAAAGAACCGATTGAGACCAGGGCGGCGATGCCCATAACGATCGAGGTCATAAACAAAAACAGCCGCTTGCGGTGGGTGCGGCTGTCGCGCCAGGCCATTTTCCACAGCCAGGGATTGAAGACGCCTCGTTTTGAAGTCGGTCGATTCATTTTAAAACCGCTTTCACAATTAGAGAAATGAGGTCGAGTCCAGCTGCCAGGCCTTTGTTTTCCGGATCCATCTCCGGATCATAGGCGGTAACTGACGCGCCTGAGATCGGAAATTTCGCAGCGATGCTCTCAATAATTTCTTGCATTTGCTCAGGACTGAGGCCTTCTGGGGGTTGATAAGAATTCACCGGTGCAAAATCAGGATTGAGCACATCCATGTCAATATGAAGATAAACGCCTTCGACACTTCCGGACAATTTATCCAAAATCGGATTTA contains:
- a CDS encoding ABC transporter permease codes for the protein MNRPTSKRGVFNPWLWKMAWRDSRTHRKRLFLFMTSIVMGIAALVSIGSFGQTLEKAMDDQAKTLLGADLMFSSLQPFTPEIEAFIDSIGGEQAREWLFISMAYFPKSQESRLVQVRSLKGDFPFYGEIATDPKAAVNNYKAGPNALVDNVLMLQYHATPGDSIKIGATTFNIAARITKTPNNPAIASTFNPRVFIPPDYLEETNLIQRGSLVRYRVYFKFDDDRDVEALVQAIEGQRNKFRLRIDTVKERLEDMDEVIGNLYRFLGLVGFVALILGSIGVGSAVHVYTRQKLENVSILRCLGAGSKEAFLIYLIQVGVMALLGSFLGAILGMGIQFFLPNVLSDFLPVEVGYAVSWPAVLQGMSIGLVLSLLFALLPLLSIRKVSPLLALRASFENTTTSKDKLRWLVALIIFLAIGGFAILQTQDPLLGGIFTAAIAVAFGVLAGVAKLINVLFRKFIPKSWPYVWRQGLANLYRPNNQTLVLMLSIGLGTYLITTLYLSHNLLLEKVTFAAGQDRPNLILFDIQPDQKEEVKA